The Gemmatimonadota bacterium DH-78 region GCGCGACGACTGAGCGAGGGGCAGGCGGTCTGCGCGGGCCGGCCGCCCATTCCGGCCGGTGACGGTGAAAGGGCGCGATCGTGCCAATCGTGCAGCCGAAAAAGGCGATTGCTCCCGAAGTACCCCTGAGAGGGTCACGAACGTGACAACCGCATTTTTCCGAGATCCGTGATTGTCCGCCAGGTGCCCTCCTGGGGTCATTTCGGGAGCAACTGCGGAATCCGCGTGCGCGATTGGCACGATCGGGCCCTTCCTGCCGAGCGCGGACGGACACGCGGGCGCGACCGGGGAGGCCGTCCAGCCAGAGGGGTGACGAGAGAGGGAGGCCGCCATGCCGGGGGCGGACCCCGGCTCGATGGGGCGGATGGCCCACCCACCCCCTGCGGCGGCCTTCGTCGCGCGGGGTGCCTTTCGGGTCGGACCGCGGGGCGCAATGTTTTTGCCATGATCACACATGAAACGGCCCGCTTTCCGCGGGGATTCCGGTGTGCCGCCACGCATTGCGGCCTCAAGAAGTCGGGCGACGATCTCGCCCTGTTCGCCTCCGACGTGCCCGGCGCCGCCGCCGCGGTCTTCACCCGCAACCATTTTCCCGGTGCGCCCGTGATCGTGGGGCGCGAGCGGATCCGAGAGGGGCGACTCCAGGCGGTGGTCGTCAACTCGAAGGTGAGCAACGTGGGCACCGGCGCGGAGGGGATCGCCGCGGCGCGGGCCATGGGTCGGGCGGCCGCCGAGGAGCTGGGCATCGACGAGTCGCTGGTGATCATGAGCTCGACCGGGGTGATCGGCGTGCCGCTGCCGATCGACCGCATCCAGGCCGGACTGCGAGGGCTCTCCGCACAGCTGGGCGACGATCCGCTCGTGGGCGCCCGCGGGATCATGACCACCGATTCCCATCCGAAGGCGCTGTCGTGCGAGATCCGCGGACGCGACGACACGCCGATCACCATCACCCTCGTGGCCAAGGGCGCGGGCATGGTCGCGCCGAACATGGCCACCATGCTCGCCTACCTGTTCACCGACGCCGAGGTCGAGGCACGGTCGCTCGACACCATCCTGCGCCGGGTGGTCGATCGCACCTTCAACATGCTGTCGGTCGACACGGATACGAGCACCTCCGACAGCTGCGTGATGATCGCCAACGGACGCGCCGGTCCGGTGGAGGCGTCGGCGTTCGAAGATGCGCTGCTCGCGCTGTGCACCCGCATGACCGAGGTGCTCGCCCGCGATGGCGAGGGCGCGACGCGGCTGCTCCGGGTGACGGTGTCGGGGGCGGCGAGTCTCGCGGACGCGCGCACGGTGGCGCGCTCGCTCATGGAGTCCCCACTCATCAAGACGATGGTGCACGGAGGCGACCCGAACGTCGGCCGCATCCTGATGGCCGTGGGCAAGTGCGTGGGCGTGCGCGTCGAGCCGGAACGCGTGTCGGCGCGCATCGGGGAGACCGCGGTGGTGGAGGGGGGACGCCGGGCGCGGTTCGACGACGCCCGCGTGAGGGAGGTGCTGCAGGGCGATCCCGTGGACCTGCGTGTGGATCTGGGCGTCGGGACCGAGGCGGCGCGCGGCTGGGGATGCGACCTCTCGCACGGGTACGTGGACGAGAACGCAGCCTACTATTCCTCTTGACCTCCGACGCGATTTCCAGCATCCTTCGTTGCTTGTGCATTTCTTCACAAGCGAGGGATTCAGGGTTCCGCTCCATTC contains the following coding sequences:
- the argJ gene encoding bifunctional glutamate N-acetyltransferase/amino-acid acetyltransferase ArgJ, which translates into the protein MITHETARFPRGFRCAATHCGLKKSGDDLALFASDVPGAAAAVFTRNHFPGAPVIVGRERIREGRLQAVVVNSKVSNVGTGAEGIAAARAMGRAAAEELGIDESLVIMSSTGVIGVPLPIDRIQAGLRGLSAQLGDDPLVGARGIMTTDSHPKALSCEIRGRDDTPITITLVAKGAGMVAPNMATMLAYLFTDAEVEARSLDTILRRVVDRTFNMLSVDTDTSTSDSCVMIANGRAGPVEASAFEDALLALCTRMTEVLARDGEGATRLLRVTVSGAASLADARTVARSLMESPLIKTMVHGGDPNVGRILMAVGKCVGVRVEPERVSARIGETAVVEGGRRARFDDARVREVLQGDPVDLRVDLGVGTEAARGWGCDLSHGYVDENAAYYSS